CGGGATCCGGGAGATTCCCATTGAAGAACGGGACCCGGATGAAATCCGGTATGTCCGGGGATGGCATGATGATGCCATGATTCAGGTGCGGATCACCCCCATGGACAGCCCGGCGGCCAACCATGCCTTTGATGTGACACCGGCCCGGCTGGTGACCGGGTTTATTACGGAAAGAGGGGTGTGTGATGCATCGGAAAGCGCCATCACGGCATTGTATGCCGATCGATTCAAGAATGACTGATAATTTTTTTGGGAACCTATGATAACGGATTTAGAAAAAAAAGTGATTGCCCTGCTCCAGACCGACATTCCCGTGGTGCAACGGCCGTTCAGGCAGATGGCTGAAAAAATCGGTGTGACCGAAGAAAAATTTCTGGAAGTGCTGACGGATCTCAACCAGCGGGGGATCATTCGGCGGTTCGGAGCGACATTGAAACACCAGAAATCCGGTTTCAAAGCCAATGCCATGGTGGCCTGGAACGTGGATGAATCCCGGGTGGAGCCCGTGGGCACGGCCATGGCACAGTTTGATGAAATCACCCATTGCTACAGCCGGAATCCGGCGCCGGGCTGGCCTTATAACCTGTATACCATGGTTCATGCCGCCAATGAGGACCAGTGCCGGGCATTGGCGGAAAAGATTTCCCAAACCGTGGGAGAGACCGATTATATCCTGCTTTTCTCCAGAAAAGAGCTGAAAAAAACATCCATGAAGTATTTTGAAGATTGAGTGCTTCCATGCCGGATGGGCCCCATGTGCTGTGTGTGAATCCCTGGATTCATGATTTTGCCGCCTTTGATTTCTGGTTGAAACCCCTGGGATTGCTGACCCTGGCCGGGTTGCTGCGTGATGCCGGAGTCCGGATCAGTTTCATCGACTGCCTGGACCGGTTTCATCCAAAGGAGACAGGCCCGGTGAAAACCGCATGGGACGGCCGGGGACCGTTCCGGAAAACCCCGATCCTTCCGGCGGATGTGATCCCGCCCTCGGCCGGCCCCCTGCCCCGGACACGAAAACAATTCTTTCGTTACGGCATTCTGCCTGACTGGTTCAGAAAAGATCTGGAAGCATTGGACCCGCCGGACCTGATTCTGGTCACATCCCTGATGACCTACTGGGCCTCCGGCGTCACGGAAACCATTTCCGTGATCCGGTCCGTGTTTCCGGATGTCCCAATTGTCTTAGGAGGAAAATACGCCACCTTATGCCAGGAGCATGCCGCCGCCTTTTCCGGAGCAGACCTTGTGATCACGGGCCAGGGGGAGCCGGCCCTGGAAAATATGATCACCCGGTTCACTGGCCGGCCCCTTCTTGTGAATGACCGGCCGGATGATCCGCCGTTTCCGGCCCTGGACCTGTGTTCAAAACTGACGTTTGCACCGGTTTTAACGACCCGGGGGTGCCCGTTTTCCTGTGAGTACTGCGCCTCTTCTTTTCTGGAACCCCGCATGGTCCGCCGGTCCCCGGATCGGGTGTTTGAAGAGATCTGTCACTGGCACCACCAGCATCACATAAAAAATTTCGCATTTTATGATGATGCCCTGCTGGTGAACGGACCCAATCATGCCTACCTGCTGATGGAAAAAATCATTGACGCCGGCCTGGACCTGTTTTTCCACACCCCCAATGCCCTGCATATCCGGGAAATCACCCCTGAAGCGGCCGATCTCATGTTCCGGGCCGGATTTAAAACCATTCGTCTGGGACTGGAAACGGCGGCCTTTTCAAAAGACCGGCAATACGATGTCAAGGTCCGGGCCGATGAATTTTTCCGGGCCGTGAATGCCTTGAAAACAGCCGGATTCGACGCACAGCAGATCGGGGCGTATCTGTTGTGCGGCCTGCCGGACCAGAATCTGGATGATGTGGCCGCGTCAATGGCGTTTGTCAAAAAAGCCGGGGTGTTGCCCGTACTGGCCTTTTACAGCCCCATTCCCCACACCCCGCTGTGGGAAACGGCCGTCTCCGGGGCCCGGTTCGATCTTAACCGGCACCCGGTGTTCACCAACAACAGCCTGTTTCCCTGTGTCCGGTCTGAAGCGGACCGGGCGCGGATTTCCCGATTGAAAAACCAGCGGGTTTCAGATATAGTTTAACCGGATGCATTGGGCATCTGCTTAGTTTTTCCGAATCAAGGGAATAAATCATCATGATCGTATTTGATCTGGAATGCATCAACGGCCATGCGTTTGAAGGGTGGTTCCAGGACAAGCAGGAGATGGAAACCCAGCAGGAGCAAGGTCTGCTGCAATGTCCCGTCTGCGATACCACCGCCGTGGTCCAGAAGCTTCACCCCATTGCCATCAAGACCTCGGCACCTGTCCGGGCCCGATCAAATGAGGCACACCAGGCATTGCAGGCCGGTCAGGAAGCCATGGCCGAACTCACGGAACGGGTGGCCCGGTTTGTGGAAAACAATTTTGAAGATGTCGGCACATCCTTTGCCAAAGAAGCCTTGAAGATGCATTACGGGGCATCTGAACATCGCAGCATCCGGGGGACCACCACGCGTGAAGAGGAAAAAACACTTCAGAAAGAAGGGGTGCCCGTGATCAAAATCCCTGTTTACAAAAAACCAGACGAGGAGTTCAATTAATGATACGGTTTTCCAGCGCTTTTTCCCATATTTTTTACAGTATCGTGACGGTGCTGGCCGGTGTTTTTCTTTTTGCCGGATGCACGGGCTATGGTTTCACCATTTCTTTTGACCAGGTAAACGGATTAAAGGAAACGGATCCCGTGATGTTTGAGGAAACCCGGGTCGGACAGGTGAAAAAAATCACCTATACCAAAGACGCGGTCTTCCTGGTGTCCGTTGAAATTGCCGGTCAATTTTCAGACTGCGCCACGGAAGATTCCCGGTTTTTCATCGGACAGGGACCGGATGAAACGGCCGGCAAAGCTGTGATCATTGAACAGGCCCGGACGGGCGGCACAAAAATCCCCGCCGATGCCGTGGTTGACGGCAGTCCGGCATCTCCGGCTGCGGCCGCCGCCGCTTCCATGGATGAGATGTGGCAGGCGTTGGGAAAAAAGATGGCCGACATGATGGCACAGATTGAAACCATTCCGGAAACCGAAGAATATCAGGCCATGAAAGATGCCATGGCCGAACTGGAACAAAAGCTGAAAGACTCCGGACAGAAAATGAGCGATACCCTGAAAAACGATGTTCTCCCTTTGCTGGAAGAAAAGATCAAAGCCTTGTCAGACAGCCTCCGACAGCAGGGGCAGGAAAACAAGGCAGACGATCTGGAAAAGGATTTTGGGCGGCTTCAGGATATTTAGCCATTCGCGTTCATTTTGGTGGATTCGCCAGACTCATCAAGCAGGCTGTTCACCTGGAAATATCGACTGATGTCTGTTCCTGATCCGGCCTCTCCAAGCACTTTGGCAATGGCCTCAACTGTACCTGGGTCAAAAGGAGGGTGTGTACTCACTTCTCAATTCCCTCCAGCAAGGCCGCAATCTCTTCCGGCTGGGGCAGCTGCCCCTTCAGCTCTTTGGGCAGCGTCCTGGTGATTTCATATGTGGCCACGCCGATGGGTTTGCGGGCGTCATGCAGGGCGTACTCGACGATGGTGCGGCTCTTTTCCTTGCAGAGAATGATGCCGATGGAAGGGTTCTCGTCCTCCTGCCGGACCTGCCGGTCCAGTGTGGTCAGGTAAAACTGCATTTTTCCGACGAATTCCGGCCTGAATTTCCCTATTTTCAGCTCGATGGCCACCAGGCAGCGCAGACGACGGTGAAACAGCAAGAGGTCGATAAAGAACTCTTCGCCGTCAATTTCCAGCCGGTATTGACTCCCCATGAAAGCAAACATGCCGCCCATGGCCCGGAGGAAATCTTCGATCCGGGCGATGAGCGCCCGCTCCAGCTCCCGCTCGCCGTGTTCCTCGCCCAGTTCCAGGAAATCGAAGGTGTATTCATCTTTCACCGCCAATTTGGCTTGGGCACGAAGCCTGGACGTCAGCGCCTGGTCAAAATTGGTCTGGCCGAGCAGGGATTTTTCATAGCTCTGGTTGTCGATCTGATGGATAAGGACATTCTTGGACCAGCCGAATTTGCGGGTCATGCGGATATAGAATTCACGTTCCAGTGGGTCCTTGCACTTGCTCATGATGGCGAGATTATGAGCCCAGGCAATTTCTCCAACCAGTGGTTGGAGTTTTTCATGGCCGCTGTATTCCAGATAAAACTGGCGCATGTACCAGAGGTTCTGCACTGAAAAACCACCGACTCCGGGAAACTCCCGCCGCAAGTCCTTAGACAGGTTTTCCACGACCGACCGGCCCCATCCGGACGTCTCCTGACGTTCGGCGATCATCCGCCCGATATCCCAGTAAAGTCTGACCAGCTCCGCATTGACCACTTTCAGCGCGGCGTACTGCGCTGAACGGACGCGCTCTTTCACCTCGGTGAGGAGGCGTGCGTAATCCGGGCCGGGATTATTTTTGTTCAGTTCGCTCATTCCCCGCCCCCGTAAAAAGATTTAAATCCGCAGTTTTCGCAGATTCACGCAGATTTTCTGAATCGGTTTTTAATCTGCACCCATCCGCGTGATCTGCGGATAGTTCGTTCTCAAGCATTTCAAAAAGACCGCTCATCGATTCCCGCAACGCCTTTGAGCTTTCCTGCCAATTGGCAATCACCTGTTTGAGGCTCATTCCCCCGTAACGTGCCTGCGCCGTCAGCCTTCACCCACTCGTCGATCTCGTCATGGGCAATTGCCACGCCAGAGGCGGTAACGGGGATGCAGGACAAAGATTCCCCAATTTAAAATTTCCGGATCAGCACCACACCCGCGGTAATCAGGGCAATGCCCAGGATCCTCAGCCAGGAGATGGTCTGCACGGGCACCCCCAGCAGGCCATAATGATCCAGGGCCACGGCCATGAGCAACTGGCCCGCCACCACCAGGCTGAAGGTGAGGGTGGCGCCCAGCCGGGGGGTCAAAATGATCACGGACGTCACATAAAACGCCCCCAGGAGCCCGGCCAGCCAGACCCACCATTCAATGCCGGCTGCCTGGCGCACGGCGGTGAAATCCGTACGCAAAACAAGGCCGTAAACCAGCAGTCCCAGGGTGCCCACAAAAAATGAGATCAGGGCCGCGTACACGGGATCCCCGATGGCCCGGCCCATTTTTCCGTTGAACCCGGCCTGGACCGGGGCCATCATGCCGGCCACAAGGGCGGTGAGCAGCCATATCAGTTTCATTTCACGTTCCTTTTACTGATCCGCCAGAATCGTGACATTCACCTTCCGGTTCCGGGGCCCGTCAAATTCACAAAAAAAGATGGATTGCCAGGTGCCCAGCACCAGATCTCCATTTTCCAGGGCCACCATTTCCGACGGTCCGAACAGGCTGACTTTGATGTGGGCCGCGGAATTGCCTTCCAGATGGGTGTACCCGTCATCCCAGGGGATGACTTTGTTGAGGGTCTTTAAAATATCCACCGGGACGGCCGGATCCGCATTTTCATTGATGGTGACCGCGCCTGTGGTGTGCATGGAACAGACATGCACCAGCCCGTTTTGGATGCCGGAATCCTTTACCACCTGCCGCACTTGACCGGTGATATCTTTCATCTGGGTTCTGCTGTCGGTTTTGATACCAATTATCACACGGCACCTCTTTGTTGTATTAGCCTTTTACCAGTGACAGGGCCTGGTTGACCACATTGTCCACGGACATGCCCAGTTGTTCCAGGACCTCTTTGCCCGGGGCCGAGGCCCCGAACCGCTCGATGCTGACCATGGCCCCTTTGGGGCCCACATATTTTTCCCATCCCATGCCGATACCGGCCTCCACTGCCAGGCGGCAGGTCACCTCCGAAGGCAGGATACGCGCCCGATAGGGGGCCGGGGCTTTTTCAAACCATTCCCAGGACGGCATGGACACCACGGAGGTCTGGATATTGTGTTCCTTTTCCAGTATTTCTGCCGCTTTCAGGCTGATATGGACTTCCGAGCCCGTGGCGATGAGGATCAGATCCGCTTCTTTCCCCCGGTTCTGAATGGCATAGGCCCCGTATTGAAATTCTCCGTCCCGTTTGGATACATCCAGGACCGGCAGTTTCTGACGGCTCAAAATCAGGGCCGTGGGCCCGTTTGAGGTGGTTAACGCCTGTCTCCAGGCCTGGGCCGTTTCATTGGCATCGGCCGGGCGCACCACATGGAGCCCGGGGATGGCCCGCAGGGCCGCCAGATGTTCCACGGGCTGATGGGTGGGGCCGTCTTCCCCCACGGCCACGCTGTCATGGGTGAACACATAGATCAAAGGCAGGTTCATCAGCGATGCCAGCCGGATGGCCGGGC
Above is a window of Desulfotignum balticum DSM 7044 DNA encoding:
- a CDS encoding PDDEXK nuclease domain-containing protein, yielding MSELNKNNPGPDYARLLTEVKERVRSAQYAALKVVNAELVRLYWDIGRMIAERQETSGWGRSVVENLSKDLRREFPGVGGFSVQNLWYMRQFYLEYSGHEKLQPLVGEIAWAHNLAIMSKCKDPLEREFYIRMTRKFGWSKNVLIHQIDNQSYEKSLLGQTNFDQALTSRLRAQAKLAVKDEYTFDFLELGEEHGERELERALIARIEDFLRAMGGMFAFMGSQYRLEIDGEEFFIDLLLFHRRLRCLVAIELKIGKFRPEFVGKMQFYLTTLDRQVRQEDENPSIGIILCKEKSRTIVEYALHDARKPIGVATYEITRTLPKELKGQLPQPEEIAALLEGIEK
- a CDS encoding B12-binding domain-containing radical SAM protein, whose translation is MPDGPHVLCVNPWIHDFAAFDFWLKPLGLLTLAGLLRDAGVRISFIDCLDRFHPKETGPVKTAWDGRGPFRKTPILPADVIPPSAGPLPRTRKQFFRYGILPDWFRKDLEALDPPDLILVTSLMTYWASGVTETISVIRSVFPDVPIVLGGKYATLCQEHAAAFSGADLVITGQGEPALENMITRFTGRPLLVNDRPDDPPFPALDLCSKLTFAPVLTTRGCPFSCEYCASSFLEPRMVRRSPDRVFEEICHWHHQHHIKNFAFYDDALLVNGPNHAYLLMEKIIDAGLDLFFHTPNALHIREITPEAADLMFRAGFKTIRLGLETAAFSKDRQYDVKVRADEFFRAVNALKTAGFDAQQIGAYLLCGLPDQNLDDVAASMAFVKKAGVLPVLAFYSPIPHTPLWETAVSGARFDLNRHPVFTNNSLFPCVRSEADRARISRLKNQRVSDIV
- a CDS encoding DUF1178 family protein, translating into MIVFDLECINGHAFEGWFQDKQEMETQQEQGLLQCPVCDTTAVVQKLHPIAIKTSAPVRARSNEAHQALQAGQEAMAELTERVARFVENNFEDVGTSFAKEALKMHYGASEHRSIRGTTTREEEKTLQKEGVPVIKIPVYKKPDEEFN
- a CDS encoding secondary thiamine-phosphate synthase enzyme YjbQ, whose amino-acid sequence is MIIGIKTDSRTQMKDITGQVRQVVKDSGIQNGLVHVCSMHTTGAVTINENADPAVPVDILKTLNKVIPWDDGYTHLEGNSAAHIKVSLFGPSEMVALENGDLVLGTWQSIFFCEFDGPRNRKVNVTILADQ
- a CDS encoding DMT family transporter, producing the protein MKLIWLLTALVAGMMAPVQAGFNGKMGRAIGDPVYAALISFFVGTLGLLVYGLVLRTDFTAVRQAAGIEWWVWLAGLLGAFYVTSVIILTPRLGATLTFSLVVAGQLLMAVALDHYGLLGVPVQTISWLRILGIALITAGVVLIRKF
- a CDS encoding MlaD family protein — translated: MIRFSSAFSHIFYSIVTVLAGVFLFAGCTGYGFTISFDQVNGLKETDPVMFEETRVGQVKKITYTKDAVFLVSVEIAGQFSDCATEDSRFFIGQGPDETAGKAVIIEQARTGGTKIPADAVVDGSPASPAAAAAASMDEMWQALGKKMADMMAQIETIPETEEYQAMKDAMAELEQKLKDSGQKMSDTLKNDVLPLLEEKIKALSDSLRQQGQENKADDLEKDFGRLQDI
- the ahbB gene encoding siroheme decarboxylase subunit beta, whose translation is MITDLEKKVIALLQTDIPVVQRPFRQMAEKIGVTEEKFLEVLTDLNQRGIIRRFGATLKHQKSGFKANAMVAWNVDESRVEPVGTAMAQFDEITHCYSRNPAPGWPYNLYTMVHAANEDQCRALAEKISQTVGETDYILLFSRKELKKTSMKYFED